Proteins from a genomic interval of Streptomyces sp. NBC_00820:
- a CDS encoding SapB/AmfS family lanthipeptide, which translates to MALLDLQILESDDHNHGGGASTLSLLSCVSAASILLCL; encoded by the coding sequence ATGGCACTTCTCGACCTGCAGATCCTGGAGTCCGACGACCACAACCACGGCGGCGGCGCGAGCACGCTGAGCCTGCTCTCCTGCGTCTCGGCGGCGAGCATCCTGCTCTGCCTCTGA
- the lanKC gene encoding class III lanthionine synthetase LanKC, producing the protein MDKRYEVYALADTHFYDTPDRLSAGGGEPAPQFATARRAVPDGWHAGRTGDWLTLTPLGEDGTPPPAPAQGWKIHSSATAVNAERIADIVWDYCVPRRIPFKFVPGPHLLHLRNAKYAGRDTSGKFVTVYPDGEEQLHEVLRELGALLKGFEGPYILTDLRWEDGPLYVRYGAFARRYVVDERGSLVLAVADGEGRLVPDRRDPSFQVPEWVTLPEFLRPQLEARNTTTVGELPYRIEKALHFSNGGGVYVGTDTRDGRRVVLKEGRPHAGLAADGADAVARLEREKEALERAAGTGVVPEVLDWFALGEHRFLVMEFVEGRPLNSFFAERHPLLTPDPDPAGIADYTAWALRVHGAVERAVEALHARGLVFNDLHVFNIMVAPDEETVYLIDFEAAAPAEENGRQTVAHPGFFAPPDRRGKDVDRYALACLRLALFLPVTTLFVVDRGKAAHLAEVIAEQFPDVPRAFLDEAVAEITRDVAGGRTRRTAAPLTLPGDWPHSRDSMVKAILASATPERDDRLFPGDIAQFGDGGGLGLAHGAAGVLYALAACGAARYEEGERWLLDHTAPPPPGTPLGLYDGLAGVALVLDRLGHRQRALDLVSGILRENWRKLSSDLHGGLAGLGLVLGHLAASTGEPDLLACAAEAEEILIRRLAEPIPDTPRRRAGLMRGASGPALFLLRRHALTGDARAAAAAAEALRRDLAGCVVQKATGGLEVDEGWRTLPYLGDGSAGIGLVLDDYLAHAGSGGAAFGALAGATTDGRESALFAHAAAAAEEFERARDGILTAATSRFYAQPGLFQGRAGMILHLARGSAPGATRERLAQQIAGLGWFTMAYEGQLAFPGHQMMRLSMDLATGTAGCLLALASALDAGPAAHLPFLPPPQAAPIRGSVT; encoded by the coding sequence ATGGACAAGCGGTACGAGGTGTACGCGCTCGCCGACACGCACTTCTACGACACGCCCGACCGGCTCTCGGCCGGCGGCGGCGAACCGGCACCGCAGTTCGCGACGGCCCGCCGCGCGGTCCCCGACGGCTGGCACGCGGGGCGCACCGGCGACTGGCTGACACTGACCCCGCTGGGCGAGGACGGCACACCGCCGCCGGCGCCGGCCCAGGGCTGGAAGATCCACTCCTCGGCGACGGCGGTGAACGCGGAGCGAATAGCGGACATCGTGTGGGACTACTGCGTGCCGCGCCGCATCCCGTTCAAGTTCGTGCCCGGACCGCATCTGCTGCATCTGCGCAACGCCAAGTACGCGGGCCGCGACACCAGCGGCAAGTTCGTCACCGTCTACCCCGACGGCGAGGAGCAACTACACGAGGTGCTGCGCGAGTTGGGTGCGCTGCTGAAGGGCTTCGAGGGGCCGTACATCCTGACCGACCTGCGCTGGGAGGACGGCCCGCTCTACGTCCGCTACGGCGCCTTCGCCCGCCGGTACGTCGTCGACGAGCGCGGTTCGCTGGTCCTGGCGGTGGCCGACGGCGAGGGGCGTCTGGTGCCGGACCGGCGCGATCCGTCCTTCCAGGTTCCGGAGTGGGTCACGCTGCCGGAGTTCCTGCGGCCGCAGCTGGAGGCCCGCAACACCACGACGGTGGGCGAACTGCCGTACCGCATCGAGAAGGCGCTGCACTTCTCCAACGGCGGCGGGGTGTACGTCGGCACGGACACCCGGGACGGCCGCCGGGTGGTGCTGAAGGAGGGCCGGCCGCACGCGGGGCTCGCCGCCGACGGCGCGGACGCGGTGGCCCGGCTGGAGCGCGAGAAGGAGGCGCTGGAGCGGGCCGCCGGGACGGGCGTGGTGCCGGAGGTGCTGGACTGGTTCGCCCTGGGCGAGCACCGGTTCCTGGTGATGGAGTTCGTGGAGGGGCGTCCGCTCAACTCGTTCTTCGCCGAGCGCCATCCGCTGCTCACACCCGACCCCGACCCGGCGGGGATCGCCGACTACACGGCCTGGGCGCTGCGCGTGCACGGGGCGGTGGAGCGGGCGGTGGAGGCGCTGCACGCTCGCGGGCTGGTCTTCAACGACCTGCACGTCTTCAACATCATGGTCGCGCCGGACGAGGAGACGGTGTACCTCATCGACTTCGAGGCGGCCGCCCCGGCCGAGGAGAACGGCCGGCAGACGGTCGCGCACCCCGGCTTCTTCGCCCCGCCGGACCGCCGCGGCAAGGACGTGGACCGGTACGCGCTGGCCTGTCTGCGGCTCGCCCTGTTCCTGCCCGTGACCACGCTGTTCGTGGTGGACCGCGGCAAGGCCGCGCATCTGGCCGAGGTGATAGCGGAGCAGTTCCCGGACGTACCGCGCGCCTTCCTGGACGAGGCGGTCGCCGAGATCACCCGGGACGTCGCGGGCGGCCGGACCCGTCGTACGGCCGCGCCCCTGACGCTGCCCGGAGACTGGCCGCACAGCCGGGACTCGATGGTGAAGGCGATCCTGGCCTCCGCGACCCCGGAGCGCGACGACCGGCTCTTCCCGGGCGACATCGCCCAGTTCGGCGACGGCGGCGGCCTCGGCCTGGCGCACGGCGCGGCCGGTGTGCTGTACGCGCTGGCGGCCTGCGGTGCCGCCCGCTACGAGGAGGGCGAGCGCTGGCTGCTGGACCACACCGCCCCGCCGCCGCCCGGCACCCCGCTCGGCCTGTACGACGGCCTCGCGGGCGTCGCCCTGGTCCTCGACCGACTGGGTCACCGGCAGCGCGCGTTGGACCTGGTCTCCGGCATCCTGCGGGAGAACTGGCGCAAGCTGTCCTCCGATCTCCACGGCGGTCTCGCCGGACTCGGCCTGGTTCTCGGCCACTTGGCCGCCTCGACCGGCGAGCCGGACCTGCTGGCGTGTGCCGCCGAGGCCGAGGAGATCCTGATACGCCGCCTCGCCGAACCGATACCGGACACGCCTCGGCGCCGGGCCGGACTGATGCGCGGCGCGAGCGGTCCCGCACTGTTCCTGCTCCGGCGCCACGCGCTGACCGGCGACGCCCGTGCGGCGGCCGCGGCGGCCGAGGCGCTCCGCCGTGACCTGGCCGGCTGTGTCGTCCAGAAGGCGACCGGGGGCCTGGAGGTCGACGAGGGCTGGCGGACGCTGCCGTACCTCGGGGACGGAAGCGCGGGGATCGGGCTGGTCCTCGACGACTACCTGGCGCACGCGGGCTCCGGCGGCGCCGCGTTCGGCGCCCTGGCCGGCGCGACCACCGACGGCCGGGAGTCGGCACTGTTCGCCCACGCGGCCGCTGCCGCCGAGGAGTTCGAGCGCGCCCGGGACGGCATCCTCACCGCCGCGACCTCCCGCTTCTACGCCCAGCCCGGCCTCTTCCAGGGGCGCGCCGGGATGATCCTGCACCTCGCCCGGGGTTCCGCGCCGGGTGCGACCCGGGAACGCCTCGCCCAGCAGATCGCGGGGCTCGGCTGGTTCACGATGGCCTACGAGGGCCAACTCGCCTTCCCCGGGCACCAGATGATGCGCCTCTCCATGGACCTCGCCACCGGAACGGCAGGTTGCCTGCTCGCGCTCGCCTCGGCACTCGACGCCGGGCCCGCCGCGCACCTGCCCTTCCTCCCGCCGCCACAGGCGGCCCCCATACGCGGCTCCGTGACCTGA
- a CDS encoding SpoIIE family protein phosphatase: MAFVASEGAAVRRATRTERAGHALDTLSASPPSPDRLRRVLEQALVLAGAAFAGVYAPGDDPSVLRLAESAGLPRTLYGLRDGYPVKGGSPAAEAHRTGRPVWLGPQELADCPESRRTPSPDFSLAALPLGPPHDGCFLAVSEHPGGFGADDRACLELITQALAVPFPNTPAAGPVSDPAAGPGGLPADAFSLAMDTGRVEVGEEILRLFGIDPEDFDGKVETLLGLTVPEDLPALMSVVEADHMSLGDRELEFRVLQPAGPPKWLRLRGRLLPGGEGRPVRMAGTVADASTLRSDVTDVARVQRLAAALAMAGTVKDVGNAVVAALRKPLRADRIALAELENERLVVTVLDPPEPESWPDLWRTEWRTEWPDAPVRAMPTLAAALREGRARIWPAGSPLEPALADVGPGGLAVLPLPAGGRMAGACLIGWDQPHEFGPDERALLTACAGLTGQALVRAHAFDAEHELVGMLQRTLLPRRLPRLPGAVAVARYLPTTAGLEVGGDWYDVIPLADNHVALVIGDVQGHNAGAATLMGQMRTALRAYAAEGHTPDVVVAHANRLLLDMETDLFATCCYVDVDMEQGTALCVRAGHLQPVLRHPDGSAEIVQAEGGPPLGVLAQAEFPMTPLRLQPGTVLALTTDGLVESADTDMDEGMDRLARGLAAADPGHLGLVADALLTGAHRGDDVALLLTRYDGMAVRPLRESWTVWRVPEAVRHARRFTKRTLRVWGASPDTLDAALLIVSELVTNALVHTEGQVRLELSRVGARLRLAVADASPRSPVKPTNIGWEATGGRGILLVEAVSATWGTVPVSGGKQVWADLVPDA, from the coding sequence ATGGCGTTCGTGGCGAGCGAGGGTGCTGCGGTACGCAGAGCGACGAGAACAGAGCGTGCCGGACATGCCCTCGACACGCTGAGCGCCTCACCGCCCTCTCCCGACCGGCTCCGCCGCGTCCTCGAACAGGCCCTCGTGCTCGCCGGGGCCGCTTTCGCCGGGGTGTACGCGCCGGGTGACGATCCGTCGGTGCTCCGCCTGGCCGAGTCGGCCGGCCTGCCGCGCACGCTCTACGGCCTGCGGGACGGCTATCCGGTCAAGGGCGGTTCACCGGCCGCCGAGGCGCACCGCACCGGCCGGCCCGTATGGCTCGGCCCGCAGGAACTGGCCGACTGCCCCGAGTCGCGGCGGACGCCGTCCCCGGACTTCTCCCTGGCCGCCCTGCCCCTCGGCCCGCCCCATGACGGCTGCTTCCTCGCCGTCAGCGAGCACCCCGGCGGCTTCGGCGCCGACGACCGGGCCTGCCTGGAACTGATCACCCAAGCGCTCGCCGTCCCCTTCCCGAACACCCCGGCCGCCGGCCCGGTTTCCGATCCGGCCGCCGGCCCGGGCGGCCTGCCCGCCGACGCCTTCAGCCTGGCCATGGACACCGGCCGGGTCGAGGTCGGCGAGGAGATCCTGCGCCTGTTCGGCATCGACCCCGAGGACTTCGACGGCAAGGTGGAGACCCTGCTCGGCCTCACCGTTCCCGAGGACCTGCCGGCCCTGATGTCGGTGGTCGAGGCCGACCACATGTCACTCGGCGACCGCGAGCTCGAGTTCCGCGTCCTCCAGCCCGCCGGGCCGCCCAAGTGGCTCCGGCTGCGCGGCCGGCTGCTGCCCGGCGGGGAGGGCCGCCCGGTCCGGATGGCCGGCACCGTCGCCGACGCCTCCACCCTGCGCTCCGACGTCACCGACGTGGCCCGCGTCCAGCGCCTGGCCGCCGCCCTCGCGATGGCGGGTACCGTCAAGGACGTCGGCAACGCCGTCGTCGCCGCCCTGCGCAAACCCCTGCGGGCCGACCGCATCGCCCTGGCCGAACTGGAGAACGAACGGCTCGTCGTCACCGTCCTCGACCCGCCCGAACCCGAATCCTGGCCCGACCTGTGGCGCACCGAGTGGCGCACCGAGTGGCCCGACGCGCCGGTACGCGCGATGCCCACCCTCGCCGCCGCCCTGCGCGAGGGACGCGCCCGCATCTGGCCCGCCGGCTCCCCGCTGGAGCCCGCCCTCGCCGACGTCGGCCCCGGCGGCCTCGCCGTCCTGCCGCTGCCCGCCGGCGGCCGGATGGCCGGCGCCTGCCTGATCGGCTGGGACCAGCCGCACGAGTTCGGCCCCGACGAACGCGCCCTGCTCACCGCCTGCGCCGGCCTGACCGGCCAGGCCCTGGTGCGCGCCCACGCCTTCGACGCCGAACACGAACTCGTCGGCATGCTCCAGCGGACGCTTCTGCCGCGCCGTCTGCCCCGGCTGCCCGGCGCGGTCGCCGTGGCCCGCTACCTGCCCACGACCGCCGGCCTGGAAGTCGGCGGCGACTGGTACGACGTCATCCCGCTGGCCGACAACCACGTCGCCCTCGTCATCGGCGACGTCCAGGGCCACAACGCGGGCGCCGCCACCCTCATGGGCCAGATGCGCACCGCCCTGCGCGCCTACGCCGCCGAGGGCCACACCCCGGACGTCGTCGTCGCGCACGCCAACCGGCTGCTGCTGGACATGGAGACCGACCTCTTCGCCACCTGCTGCTACGTCGACGTCGACATGGAGCAGGGCACCGCCCTGTGCGTACGCGCCGGCCACCTCCAGCCCGTGCTGCGGCACCCGGACGGCTCCGCCGAGATCGTCCAGGCCGAGGGGGGACCGCCGCTGGGCGTGCTCGCCCAGGCCGAGTTCCCGATGACCCCGCTCCGGCTCCAGCCCGGCACGGTCCTCGCGCTCACCACCGACGGCCTGGTGGAGTCCGCCGACACCGACATGGACGAGGGCATGGACCGGCTCGCCCGCGGCCTCGCCGCCGCCGACCCCGGCCATCTCGGCCTCGTCGCCGACGCCCTGCTCACCGGGGCCCACCGCGGCGACGACGTCGCACTGCTGCTGACCCGCTACGACGGCATGGCCGTACGCCCGCTGCGCGAGAGCTGGACCGTGTGGCGGGTGCCGGAAGCCGTCCGGCACGCCCGCCGCTTCACCAAGCGCACCCTTCGCGTGTGGGGCGCGTCCCCCGACACCCTGGACGCGGCCCTCCTGATCGTCTCCGAACTGGTCACCAACGCCCTCGTGCACACGGAGGGTCAGGTTCGTCTCGAACTCAGCCGGGTCGGCGCCCGCCTCCGGCTCGCCGTCGCCGACGCCTCGCCACGCAGTCCCGTCAAGCCGACCAACATCGGCTGGGAGGCCACCGGCGGGCGCGGCATCCTCCTGGTGGAGGCGGTGTCGGCGACCTGGGGGACGGTCCCGGTCAGCGGCGGCAAACAGGTGTGGGCGGACCTGGTGCCGGACGCCTGA
- the rfbB gene encoding dTDP-glucose 4,6-dehydratase → MHLLVTGAAGFIGSTYVGTLLADTGPDAPRVTVLDKLTYAGTLANLPLGHPRLDFVHGDIGDAGLVDKLMADADQVVHFAAESHVDRSIEGAGAFVLTNVAGTQTLLDAAVRHGVGPFVHISTDEVYGSVASGSCRETHPPAPSSPYAASKAAADLLVLACHRTHGLDVRITRCSNNYGPRQFPEKVIPLFVTRLLDGLKVPLYGDGRNLRDWLHVEDHCRGIDLVRTKGRPGEVYNIGGGTELSNRELTGLLLEACGAGWDRVEYVADRKGHDLRYSVDWDKARDELGYRPRRDFATGLAETVAWYRDGRESGWGPGRGATAEAVRR, encoded by the coding sequence ATGCACCTCCTCGTCACCGGCGCCGCCGGCTTCATCGGCTCCACCTACGTCGGCACGCTGCTGGCCGACACCGGCCCCGACGCCCCGCGCGTCACCGTGCTGGACAAGCTCACCTACGCCGGCACGCTCGCCAACCTCCCCCTCGGCCATCCCCGGCTGGACTTCGTGCACGGCGACATAGGCGACGCCGGCCTGGTCGACAAGCTGATGGCGGACGCCGACCAGGTGGTGCACTTCGCCGCCGAGTCGCACGTGGACCGGTCGATCGAGGGGGCCGGTGCCTTCGTTCTGACCAACGTGGCCGGCACACAGACTCTGCTGGACGCTGCGGTGCGGCACGGTGTCGGGCCGTTCGTGCACATCTCCACCGACGAGGTCTACGGCTCCGTCGCGTCCGGCTCCTGCCGGGAGACGCACCCGCCCGCGCCCAGTTCGCCGTACGCCGCCTCCAAGGCCGCCGCGGACCTGCTCGTCCTCGCCTGCCACCGCACCCACGGCCTGGACGTCCGCATCACCCGCTGCTCCAACAACTACGGCCCGCGCCAGTTCCCCGAGAAGGTGATCCCGCTCTTCGTCACCCGCCTCCTCGACGGCCTGAAGGTCCCCCTGTACGGCGACGGGCGCAACCTCCGAGACTGGCTGCACGTCGAGGACCACTGCCGGGGCATCGACCTTGTCCGCACAAAGGGGCGCCCCGGCGAGGTCTACAACATCGGCGGCGGCACCGAGTTGAGCAACAGGGAACTCACCGGACTGCTCCTGGAGGCATGCGGCGCCGGCTGGGACCGGGTCGAGTACGTCGCCGACCGCAAGGGCCACGACCTGCGTTACTCGGTGGACTGGGACAAGGCCCGTGACGAACTCGGCTACCGGCCGCGTCGTGACTTCGCGACCGGGCTGGCCGAGACGGTGGCCTGGTACCGGGACGGCCGCGAGAGCGGGTGGGGTCCTGGCCGCGGAGCGACGGCTGAGGCGGTGAGGCGGTGA
- a CDS encoding hydrolase has translation MSVSTLDPRTALVVIDLQHGIVGMPTQPYTGPEVVSRSAELADAFRAQGLPVVLVRVSFAADGADAMPGRTERQARGLSFPEGWDVIVDELSGHPGDIHVTKHNWSAFFGTDLDVQLRRRGITQIVLTGIATSIGVESTARDGYAHGYHVTLATDAMADADAEAHRNSVERVFPRLGESGTTAEILELLAKTHA, from the coding sequence ATGTCTGTCAGCACCCTCGACCCCCGTACCGCCCTCGTCGTGATCGACCTTCAGCACGGCATCGTGGGCATGCCCACCCAGCCGTACACGGGCCCGGAGGTGGTGTCCCGCAGCGCTGAACTCGCCGACGCCTTCCGGGCCCAGGGCCTGCCCGTGGTCCTGGTCCGTGTCTCCTTCGCCGCCGACGGCGCCGACGCCATGCCCGGCCGCACCGAGCGCCAGGCCCGCGGGCTCTCCTTCCCGGAGGGCTGGGACGTCATCGTCGACGAGCTGTCCGGCCACCCCGGCGACATCCACGTCACCAAGCACAACTGGAGTGCCTTCTTCGGCACCGACCTGGACGTCCAGCTGCGCCGCCGCGGCATCACCCAGATCGTGCTGACCGGCATCGCCACCAGCATCGGCGTCGAGTCCACCGCCCGTGACGGTTACGCCCACGGCTACCACGTCACCCTCGCCACGGACGCCATGGCCGACGCCGACGCGGAGGCGCACCGCAACAGCGTCGAGCGGGTCTTCCCGCGGCTCGGTGAGTCCGGTACGACGGCGGAGATCCTGGAGCTCCTGGCCAAGACCCACGCCTGA
- a CDS encoding MarR family winged helix-turn-helix transcriptional regulator, which translates to MADISDSAALAARDLRVVFSRLRRRIREVAQDADLTPSQESALSLVGKHGAATASALAAAEGVRPQSMAATLAALDQHGLIRRAPDPDDGRRQLVTLTDAGRARVEGNRQLREEWLARAFQDRFTEEERRSVLTALELMERLARP; encoded by the coding sequence ATGGCTGACATCTCTGACTCCGCCGCGCTCGCCGCGCGCGACCTGCGCGTGGTGTTCAGCCGGCTGCGACGCCGTATCCGCGAGGTCGCCCAGGACGCGGATCTGACGCCGTCGCAGGAGTCGGCGCTCTCCCTGGTCGGCAAGCACGGCGCGGCCACGGCCAGTGCCCTGGCCGCCGCGGAGGGCGTACGGCCGCAGTCGATGGCGGCCACGCTGGCCGCACTCGACCAGCACGGCCTGATCCGCCGCGCCCCGGACCCGGACGACGGCCGCCGCCAGCTGGTCACGCTCACCGACGCGGGCCGCGCCCGCGTCGAGGGCAACAGACAGCTGCGCGAGGAGTGGCTGGCGCGCGCCTTCCAGGACCGCTTCACCGAGGAGGAGCGGCGGTCGGTGCTCACGGCGCTGGAGCTGATGGAACGGCTCGCTCGGCCGTGA
- a CDS encoding metallophosphoesterase family protein translates to MRLLLLSDTHLPKRAKRLPDPLLAELPRADVVFHAGDWVDTATLDLLQSRSRRLIGVYGNNDGPELRARLPEVAYAELDGLRFGVVHETGPAQGREARCAARFPDLDVLVFGHSHIPWDTVAPGGLRLLNPGSPTDRRRRPYCTYLTATLADGALTEVALKCLPQR, encoded by the coding sequence GTGCGTCTGCTCCTGCTGTCCGACACTCATCTCCCGAAGCGTGCCAAGCGGCTCCCGGACCCGCTGCTCGCCGAACTCCCGCGCGCGGACGTCGTGTTCCACGCCGGTGACTGGGTCGACACCGCCACCCTCGACCTGCTGCAGAGCCGTAGCCGCCGCCTGATCGGCGTGTACGGCAACAACGACGGACCCGAGCTGCGCGCCCGGCTCCCCGAGGTGGCCTACGCCGAACTGGACGGCCTGCGCTTCGGCGTGGTGCACGAGACCGGCCCCGCCCAGGGCCGCGAGGCGCGCTGCGCGGCCCGATTCCCCGACCTGGACGTGCTGGTCTTCGGTCACAGCCACATCCCCTGGGACACCGTCGCCCCCGGCGGCCTGCGGCTGCTGAACCCCGGCTCCCCGACCGACCGCCGACGCCGGCCGTACTGCACCTACCTGACGGCGACCCTCGCCGACGGGGCGCTCACCGAGGTCGCCCTGAAATGCCTGCCCCAGCGGTAA
- a CDS encoding GNAT family N-acetyltransferase gives MISDDRIPDVVPAGAMADVDQPVLDLPGGLELRPWRTGDADADALLAGGQDPAIRQWNLFSVGSRDEARARIARMHERWRAETGAVWAIARPGGPPLGLTGLHSVKLAEGNAEIMYWVLPEARGGGIVVEATRRIGRWALDDLGLHRLRLCHAVTNTASCHVAEKLGYALEGTMRSSLLHADGWHDEHLHALVGGEA, from the coding sequence ATGATCTCTGACGACCGGATACCCGACGTCGTACCCGCCGGCGCCATGGCCGACGTCGACCAGCCCGTGCTCGACCTGCCGGGGGGACTGGAACTGCGGCCGTGGCGGACCGGCGACGCCGACGCCGACGCGCTGCTCGCCGGCGGCCAGGACCCGGCGATCCGGCAGTGGAACCTCTTCTCCGTCGGCAGCCGTGACGAGGCCCGCGCCCGGATCGCGCGCATGCACGAGCGGTGGCGTGCGGAGACCGGCGCCGTATGGGCGATCGCCCGGCCCGGTGGGCCGCCCCTCGGGCTCACGGGACTGCACTCCGTCAAACTTGCGGAGGGCAACGCCGAGATCATGTACTGGGTGCTGCCCGAGGCGCGCGGCGGCGGCATCGTCGTCGAGGCGACCCGGCGGATCGGCCGATGGGCCCTGGACGACCTGGGCCTGCACCGGCTGCGGCTGTGCCACGCGGTCACCAACACGGCTTCCTGCCACGTCGCCGAGAAGCTCGGCTACGCCTTGGAGGGCACCATGCGGTCCTCGCTGCTGCACGCCGACGGCTGGCACGACGAGCACCTGCACGCGCTGGTGGGCGGGGAGGCCTGA
- a CDS encoding XdhC/CoxI family protein — MREILAVLDRWYAAHVPFGLATVVAVSRSAPLGPGAAMAVGPEGQVVGSVSGGCVEGAVFALAEEVVASGEARLETYGYSDEDAFAVGLPCGGEITVLVRPVTPASDPAFGAVAASVAAGDPVTVATVVDGPAPRGATLAVWHGTASGGLGTPGLDAAVAADARGGLALGATGLGRYGPHGERREGEQREGRQREGRQRERERREGQRHERERPETERREDLGNQELGNQDLGDDVTVFLQSFAPPPRMLVFGAIDHAAALARMGEFLGYRVTVCDARPVFAAPHRFPEGVEVVADWPHRYLRGTYTDERTVICVLTHDAKFDVPVLREAVRRPAAYIGVMGSRRTHEERLRRLTESGVTAAELTRLRAPLGLDLGARTPEEVAVSVAGEIIALRWGGSGEPLSMVRGPIHPRR; from the coding sequence ATGCGTGAGATTCTCGCCGTGCTGGACCGCTGGTACGCCGCTCATGTCCCGTTCGGGCTCGCCACGGTCGTCGCCGTCAGCCGCAGCGCGCCGCTCGGACCGGGTGCGGCGATGGCCGTCGGCCCGGAGGGCCAGGTCGTCGGGAGCGTGTCCGGGGGCTGCGTCGAGGGCGCGGTGTTCGCGCTGGCCGAGGAGGTCGTCGCGAGCGGTGAGGCCCGGCTGGAGACATACGGCTACAGCGACGAGGACGCCTTCGCGGTCGGACTGCCCTGCGGTGGCGAGATCACCGTACTGGTGCGGCCCGTCACACCGGCGAGCGATCCCGCGTTCGGGGCGGTCGCCGCGTCCGTCGCGGCCGGCGATCCGGTCACCGTGGCCACCGTGGTGGACGGTCCGGCTCCGCGCGGGGCGACCCTGGCCGTGTGGCACGGTACGGCCTCCGGCGGGCTGGGCACGCCGGGCCTGGACGCGGCGGTGGCCGCCGACGCGCGCGGCGGACTGGCCCTCGGCGCGACCGGCCTCGGGCGTTACGGGCCGCACGGCGAACGGCGTGAAGGCGAGCAACGCGAAGGCCGGCAGCGTGAAGGCCGGCAGCGTGAACGTGAGCGGCGCGAAGGCCAGCGGCATGAACGTGAGCGGCCCGAAACCGAGCGGCGCGAAGACCTGGGGAACCAAGAGCTGGGGAACCAAGACCTGGGGGACGACGTCACCGTCTTCCTGCAGTCCTTCGCCCCGCCGCCGCGCATGCTGGTGTTCGGCGCGATCGACCACGCGGCGGCCCTCGCCCGTATGGGTGAGTTCCTCGGCTACCGGGTGACGGTGTGCGACGCCCGCCCGGTGTTCGCCGCGCCCCACCGGTTCCCGGAGGGCGTCGAGGTCGTCGCGGACTGGCCGCACCGCTATCTGCGCGGCACGTACACCGACGAGCGGACGGTGATCTGCGTCCTCACCCACGACGCCAAGTTCGACGTGCCCGTGCTGCGGGAGGCGGTGCGCCGCCCGGCGGCCTACATCGGCGTGATGGGCAGCCGCCGCACCCACGAGGAGCGGCTCCGCCGGCTCACCGAGTCCGGCGTGACCGCCGCGGAACTGACCCGCCTGCGCGCCCCGCTCGGCCTGGACCTCGGCGCCCGTACCCCGGAGGAGGTGGCCGTGTCGGTGGCCGGCGAGATCATCGCGCTGCGGTGGGGCGGGAGCGGAGAGCCGTTGAGCATGGTGCGAGGGCCCATTCATCCACGGCGGTGA